The following proteins come from a genomic window of Acinetobacter baumannii:
- the astE gene encoding succinylglutamate desuccinylase — protein sequence MQDFLALTLQGEQPATREGKQANFSWRWLGEGLLECTPHAQYDKAVVLSAGVHGNETAPIELLSHLCTDLFAGRLKLAVRLLLVLGNPYAMRQGKRYVHDDVNRMFCGGYKNLPVTEESKRAEVLEQTVATFFQESSSQAKRYHYDLHTAIRASLLPTFALFPYQTHGYDADLTASLEAADLDALVYHNAIGKTFTHFTSENFKAASATLELGKALPFGQNDLSQFASIDEVIRNVVSEQALPVRNKPKIRVFQVSDSLIKKDEEFHLNLSAEAPNFSTFTKGEIIATQPSGNYVVEQDQVWILFPNPNVKIGLRAGLVLTETI from the coding sequence ATGCAAGATTTTCTAGCATTAACCTTACAAGGTGAGCAACCTGCAACGCGCGAGGGAAAACAAGCAAATTTTTCTTGGCGTTGGTTAGGTGAGGGACTTCTTGAATGTACACCACATGCGCAGTACGACAAAGCTGTCGTACTGTCAGCTGGAGTACATGGAAATGAAACGGCACCAATTGAATTGCTATCTCATCTTTGCACCGATTTATTTGCTGGGCGTTTAAAGCTTGCGGTGAGATTATTGCTTGTATTGGGTAATCCCTATGCGATGCGTCAAGGCAAGCGTTATGTACATGACGATGTAAACCGTATGTTCTGTGGTGGGTATAAAAATCTGCCTGTAACTGAAGAATCTAAGCGTGCTGAGGTTTTAGAGCAGACTGTTGCCACTTTCTTTCAGGAAAGTTCGAGTCAGGCAAAACGTTATCATTATGATTTGCACACCGCAATTCGGGCTTCATTATTACCAACATTTGCTTTATTTCCATATCAAACACATGGCTATGATGCTGATTTAACAGCAAGTCTTGAAGCAGCTGATTTGGATGCTTTGGTTTATCATAATGCGATAGGTAAAACGTTTACCCATTTTACGAGTGAGAATTTTAAGGCGGCGAGTGCAACTTTAGAGTTAGGCAAAGCATTGCCATTTGGACAAAATGACTTGAGTCAATTTGCTTCAATTGATGAAGTCATTCGTAACGTGGTTTCTGAGCAAGCTTTACCAGTGCGTAATAAACCAAAAATTCGTGTGTTTCAGGTATCTGACTCTTTAATAAAAAAAGATGAAGAGTTCCACCTGAATTTATCTGCTGAGGCTCCCAACTTTTCAACTTTTACTAAAGGCGAAATCATTGCGACTCAACCTTCTGGTAACTATGTAGTTGAACAAGATCAGGTCTGGATTTTATTTCCAAACCCGAATGTGAAGATTGGTTTACGTGCAGGCTTGGTTTTAACTGAAACAATCTGA
- the astB gene encoding N-succinylarginine dihydrolase, translating to MKGYEVNFDGLVGPTHHYAGLSFGNEASTKNRNNLSNPKLAAKQGLLKMKALADMGMKQGVLAPHERPHVPMLRRLGFTGDDISVVAQAMRYSPELLSSLSSASPMWTANAATVSPSADSQDERVHFTAANLNNKFHRSIEAETTSQVLQAIFKNERHFVHHEALPQVALFGDEGAANHNRLGGDYAKRGVQVFVYGQQHLNNGLPGPKRYPARQTREASEAIARLHRLDEAHTVFVQQNPDVIDQGVFHNDVIAVSNQQVLFHHQHAFLNQDQAFAEIRQKMASIGEDFISIEVPENRVTVDDAVATYLFNSQILTRPDGGMTIVVPEESRQNAAVWSYLNDMIQMGTPIDAIQVYDLRESMRNGGGPACLRLRVALNETELNAVNPKVLMNDQLFMTLNQWVDKHYRDRLAQEDLADPHLLMESRMALDELTKILGLGSVYPFQK from the coding sequence ATGAAAGGATATGAAGTAAATTTTGATGGTTTAGTGGGACCAACACATCACTATGCGGGTTTGTCTTTTGGTAATGAAGCATCGACCAAAAACCGCAATAATTTGTCTAACCCAAAATTGGCGGCGAAACAAGGCTTATTAAAAATGAAAGCTTTGGCTGACATGGGGATGAAACAAGGTGTACTTGCTCCGCATGAGCGTCCACATGTTCCGATGTTACGCCGTTTAGGTTTTACCGGAGATGACATTAGTGTTGTGGCTCAAGCAATGCGTTATTCACCAGAGCTACTGTCATCTTTAAGCTCAGCTTCTCCAATGTGGACTGCAAATGCTGCGACTGTTTCACCTTCGGCTGATAGCCAAGATGAGCGCGTGCATTTTACAGCGGCTAACCTGAACAATAAATTTCACCGTTCAATTGAAGCTGAAACTACAAGCCAAGTTTTACAAGCGATCTTTAAAAATGAACGTCATTTTGTACACCATGAAGCTTTACCGCAAGTGGCTTTGTTCGGTGATGAAGGGGCAGCAAATCACAATCGTTTAGGTGGTGATTATGCTAAACGTGGTGTTCAGGTGTTTGTTTATGGTCAACAACATTTAAATAATGGTTTACCGGGACCAAAACGTTATCCTGCACGTCAGACACGTGAAGCGAGCGAGGCCATTGCACGATTGCACCGTTTAGATGAAGCACATACCGTTTTTGTTCAGCAAAACCCGGATGTGATTGATCAGGGTGTTTTCCATAATGATGTAATTGCGGTAAGTAACCAGCAGGTTTTATTCCACCATCAACATGCATTTTTAAATCAAGATCAGGCATTTGCCGAAATTCGTCAGAAAATGGCAAGCATCGGTGAAGACTTTATTTCAATTGAAGTGCCTGAAAACCGTGTGACTGTGGACGATGCTGTTGCAACATATTTATTTAATAGTCAGATTTTGACTCGTCCAGATGGTGGAATGACCATTGTTGTGCCAGAAGAGTCTCGCCAAAATGCTGCAGTATGGAGCTATTTGAATGACATGATTCAAATGGGTACACCAATTGATGCAATTCAGGTTTATGACTTGCGTGAAAGTATGCGTAACGGTGGTGGTCCGGCTTGTTTGCGTTTACGTGTAGCATTAAATGAAACCGAATTAAATGCCGTAAATCCAAAAGTTCTCATGAATGATCAATTGTTTATGACACTTAATCAGTGGGTAGATAAACACTATCGCGATCGTTTAGCACAAGAAGATTTGGCAGATCCGCATTTACTCATGGAAAGCCGTATGGCACTTGATGAACTGACTAAAATTTTAGGTTTAGGTTCGGTTTATCCTTTCCAAAAATAA
- a CDS encoding S8 family serine peptidase: MQSKTLFLLGLCTIFSTTASALPLDSKGAKQRLTQAAKQKVFQGKIDLDALVSNDSNDLIVEYNIPSSSVPSGLERRSYIATNKKNLQTRFNRAGGVQVLRDYNNLPLAFYRISNREALVSLLNDPNVKAVYPNRINRTTTTESLPLINQPQANTNGFTGEGSSVAVLDTGVNYLHSDFGCTAVNTPSSTCRVVYSFDSAPDDGTLDDDGHGSNVSAIVSKVATKTKIIGIDVFRKVRSQGKWVSTAYDSDILAGINWAVNNAQTYNIKAVNLSLGVPGVKYTSECSDSSYGTAFANARAAGVVPVVASGNDAFPDGISSPACVAGAVRVGAVYDSNIGGVSWGNPVKCSDPTTAADKVACFSNGGSLVTLLAPGAMITAGGYTMGGTSQATPHVAGAIALLRANSVSPTESIDQTISRLKATGKPITDSRTGLVFPRIDLLAATNGLTVN; this comes from the coding sequence ATGCAAAGTAAAACGTTGTTTCTATTAGGTCTATGTACAATTTTCAGTACAACTGCGTCCGCTCTTCCTTTGGACTCCAAAGGGGCCAAACAGCGGTTAACTCAAGCAGCAAAACAAAAAGTATTCCAAGGTAAAATAGATTTAGATGCCTTGGTTAGTAATGATTCAAACGATTTAATTGTCGAATACAATATTCCTTCATCGAGCGTACCTTCTGGTTTAGAACGGCGAAGTTATATTGCTACAAATAAAAAGAATCTTCAGACAAGGTTTAATCGTGCCGGCGGTGTACAAGTACTTCGGGATTACAATAACCTGCCTTTAGCTTTTTATCGGATTAGTAACCGTGAGGCTTTAGTATCTTTATTAAATGATCCGAACGTTAAAGCAGTTTATCCAAACCGTATTAACCGTACTACAACTACTGAAAGTTTGCCTTTGATTAATCAACCACAAGCCAATACCAATGGTTTTACGGGGGAGGGATCTAGTGTTGCTGTGCTGGATACAGGGGTAAATTATCTACATTCAGATTTCGGATGTACCGCTGTGAATACTCCATCAAGTACTTGCCGCGTGGTTTATTCTTTTGATAGTGCACCAGATGATGGCACTTTGGATGATGATGGGCATGGCAGTAACGTTTCCGCTATTGTGTCGAAAGTCGCTACTAAAACTAAAATTATTGGTATTGATGTATTTAGAAAGGTCAGATCGCAAGGTAAGTGGGTAAGCACCGCTTATGATAGTGATATTCTCGCGGGGATTAACTGGGCTGTAAACAATGCACAAACCTATAATATTAAAGCGGTGAATTTGAGCCTTGGCGTGCCAGGAGTCAAATATACCTCTGAGTGTAGCGATAGTAGTTATGGAACAGCATTTGCCAATGCGCGAGCTGCTGGCGTGGTTCCGGTTGTAGCCTCTGGTAATGATGCCTTCCCTGACGGCATTTCATCTCCTGCTTGTGTGGCAGGGGCAGTAAGGGTAGGTGCTGTTTATGATAGTAATATTGGTGGTGTGTCATGGGGTAACCCCGTGAAATGTTCTGACCCAACTACAGCAGCAGATAAGGTAGCCTGCTTTAGTAATGGGGGAAGCCTTGTGACTTTATTGGCGCCGGGTGCAATGATTACCGCAGGTGGCTATACCATGGGCGGTACCTCTCAAGCGACGCCACACGTGGCAGGCGCGATTGCTCTATTGAGAGCGAATAGTGTGAGTCCAACTGAAAGTATCGATCAAACCATTAGTCGGTTAAAAGCTACGGGTAAACCTATTACTGACTCAAGAACGGGCTTGGTTTTCCCACGGATTGATTTACTGGCGGCAACCAATGGTTTAACCGTTAACTAA
- a CDS encoding DMT family transporter: MAISLAAETQPPAFKLYLCIAVTVFCWGYSPIGVHSALHSYTPQHIALLRFLIASVFLLLLVMKKGIQLLKWKDVPALAVLGFFSVTLHHLLINTGQQYVTAVASSILSQSIPLFTFIISALVFKEHIRFKQWLCILLGLCGAVLVVSGDHGFGMPSPYSLLIVLAAIAWGIYFNLYKKFALNYDALSMMCYIIWFGTLPLLFYSAHLPSEILHATWQANMSVVLLGVFPSAMAYVLWGYVLKNMPLTIASNFLYCSPIVAMSLAVLFLNEKPSMMVLLGGVIIVGSLVWMNWGRKKGV; encoded by the coding sequence ATGGCAATTTCTCTTGCTGCCGAAACCCAGCCTCCAGCATTTAAGCTTTACTTATGTATTGCTGTAACCGTTTTTTGTTGGGGCTATTCACCTATTGGTGTACATAGTGCTTTGCATTCATATACACCGCAGCACATTGCCTTGCTTCGCTTTTTGATTGCATCGGTTTTCTTGCTGCTTTTAGTCATGAAAAAAGGGATTCAGCTTTTAAAATGGAAAGATGTTCCTGCGCTTGCCGTATTAGGGTTTTTCTCTGTAACGCTGCATCATTTGCTTATCAATACGGGGCAGCAATATGTAACTGCTGTCGCTTCTAGTATTTTGAGTCAATCTATTCCGCTATTCACTTTTATTATTTCAGCTTTGGTTTTTAAAGAGCATATTCGGTTCAAACAGTGGTTGTGTATTTTGCTAGGGCTTTGTGGCGCCGTGTTAGTGGTCAGCGGAGATCATGGTTTTGGTATGCCGAGCCCTTATAGTTTGTTGATTGTTTTAGCTGCAATCGCCTGGGGGATTTATTTTAATTTATATAAAAAATTTGCCTTAAATTATGATGCCTTGAGCATGATGTGCTACATCATTTGGTTCGGGACCCTTCCTTTACTATTTTATAGTGCTCATTTACCTAGTGAAATTTTACATGCTACTTGGCAGGCCAATATGTCGGTTGTCTTATTAGGTGTTTTTCCAAGTGCGATGGCTTATGTACTTTGGGGCTATGTACTTAAAAATATGCCGTTAACGATTGCATCGAATTTTTTGTATTGCTCGCCGATTGTCGCCATGAGTTTGGCGGTTCTTTTCTTAAATGAAAAACCATCAATGATGGTGCTGCTAGGTGGAGTAATTATTGTGGGGAGTTTGGTGTGGATGAATTGGGGGAGAAAGAAAGGGGTGTGA
- a CDS encoding LysR family transcriptional regulator — protein MDITQLKMFQTVVECGTMAKASLQLHCVPSNITTRIKQLEEELGAPLFYREGKALKLTPSGEIFLDYCHKILALCDEAKRSIHPDAPPSGPLKIGAIESSATTRLPNLLAKYHQRYPEVSIQIITGTWKQLLVDISQHKLDGAIVAGNIEFPMLNKLSIYQEDMVLIASHSLGEIRCQEDLIGKEIFMWTEGCPYRAALEEWLKLKNISLPITSITSYATIIGCVSAGSGVALVPKSIYEQYKNLAHIQSYKFEYLAFMQNHFFWHKNVSNHKARDMFIELIKSEFCL, from the coding sequence ATGGATATTACCCAGTTAAAAATGTTTCAAACCGTGGTTGAATGCGGAACCATGGCTAAAGCATCACTACAACTACATTGCGTACCCTCCAATATCACTACACGCATTAAGCAACTTGAAGAAGAACTAGGCGCACCGCTGTTTTATCGTGAAGGTAAAGCTTTAAAACTCACCCCATCAGGAGAAATCTTTCTCGATTATTGCCATAAAATTTTAGCGCTATGCGATGAAGCGAAACGGAGTATTCATCCAGATGCACCTCCCTCTGGCCCACTAAAAATTGGAGCAATTGAATCTTCTGCCACAACTCGCCTGCCCAACTTACTTGCAAAATATCATCAACGTTATCCAGAAGTTTCTATTCAAATTATTACTGGCACATGGAAACAGTTACTAGTCGATATTTCTCAGCACAAACTTGATGGAGCAATTGTTGCAGGCAATATTGAGTTTCCTATGCTGAATAAACTCAGTATTTATCAAGAAGACATGGTCTTAATTGCATCTCACTCTTTGGGAGAAATTCGTTGCCAAGAAGATTTGATTGGTAAAGAAATTTTTATGTGGACTGAAGGCTGTCCTTACCGCGCAGCTCTTGAAGAATGGCTTAAACTGAAGAATATCTCTCTCCCTATCACCAGTATTACCAGTTACGCCACCATTATTGGGTGTGTCAGTGCGGGTTCTGGCGTGGCGTTAGTGCCTAAGAGTATTTATGAGCAATATAAAAATTTAGCGCATATTCAAAGTTATAAATTCGAATACCTTGCCTTTATGCAAAATCATTTTTTCTGGCATAAAAATGTGAGTAACCATAAAGCGAGAGACATGTTTATAGAATTGATTAAGTCTGAGTTTTGTTTATAA